The sequence ATTGCTGACCTTTGCCAGAAAACAGATTATTGCCCCCAAAATGCTGGACTTGAATGATACCGTAGATAGTATGCTCAAAATGTTGCGCAGGCTCATTGGTGAGGATATTGATCTAATATGGTTGCCGGGCGCCCAGTTGTGGCCGATCAAAATAGATCCCACCCAGATTGATCAAATCCTGGCTAATCTGTGTGTGAATGCCCGGGATGCCATTACCGATGTAGGGAAACTCACTATTGAAACGCAAACCAAAGTTTTTGATCAGGCATATTGCGCAAGACGTACAGGATTTATGCCCGGAGACTATGTGATGCTGTCAGTGACGGATAACGGCTGCGGTATGAACAAGGAGACTTTGGACAATTTGTTTGAACCGTTTTTCACCACCAAGGAAATCGGTAAAGGTACCGGGCTTGGCCTTGCCACAATTTACGGTATTGTTAAACAGAATAAAGGCTTTATCAATGTTTACAGTGAACCGGGTCAGGGAACCACGTTTAAAATATATCTGCCCCGGTTTTACACGTCCGAAGAAATCCATGAAAAAACGCTAAGGGAAAAGCCTGCCCCAATTGGAAATGAAACCATTCTGTTGGTAGAGGATGAACCCGCCATTCTTGAAATGACAAGGATGATGCTTGAACGCAAGGGATATTTGGTCTTGCCGGCTGCCACCCCTGCCGAAGCGATACGTATAGCCGATACATATGTCGGTAAAATAGACCTTCTCATGACCGATGTGGTCATGCCTGAAATGAACGGACGGAATCTATCAAAAAAAATTACAGCTATTTTTCCCGAAATAAAATTATTATTCATGTCCGGATATTCAGCCAATGTAATTACCCAACAAGGGGTGCTGGATGACGGGGTTGCCTTTATGCAAAAACCGTTTTCAATGAATGAGCTTGCTGAAAAAATTCGGGGGGTGCTGGATGATAATCAAGTGTGAGGACCTTAAATGAAATATCTCTGGTGGATAGCCCAAATAGTTTGCATCTTAATCTCCCTTTTTTTCCTTGTTTTCGGTGTTGATCTTATCCGGGGCGCCTATGGTTTAAATGATCCGTTCAGCTTTATCATGACCTTTTTTGGCGCAAGTTTTATTATTCTGATCAGCCTGACCTTGGTCCTGGTGTTCACGATTAAAATGATCCGGGTATACCGCCGCCTCAAAACACCCCAGACCCAGGAGGACAGGTCCTGATGACGGTTTTAGTGTCTGTAAAAGAACTATGCAAAGCATATGGTGACGACACCTTATTCACAGGGTTAAGCTTTGATATAAAACCCGGAGAAAAGCTTGGCCTGATCGGTATGAACGGATCCGGCAAATCCACCCTTTTAAAAATCATCTGTGGCCTTAGCACCCCGGATGAAGGAGAAGTGAGTGTCCAGCCCGGCCAATGCCTGGTCTATCTTGCCCAGGAAGATGAATTTGACACAGCGCTTTCTGTTGAACAGGTCTTGTTTAACAGTCTGGCATCCCTGGATCTGCAGGAAAAAGAACGCCACCGCCGGGTGAACCGAGCCTTAGGTTTAGGCGGGTTTACCAATGCAGCCATAAAAACAAAAGAGCTGTCAGGCGGCTGGCGCAAGCGACTTGCCATTACCCGGGCCTTTTGCCTGGAACCGGACCTGCTCTTGCTGGATGAGCCCACGAACCACCTGGATATTGCCGGCATTTTATGGCTTGAACAGATGCTGTTAACCGCACGGTTTTCTTTTGTGGCCGTCTCCCATGACCGGGCATTTCTTGAAACCGTGTGTTCCCACACCATGGAAATTGCCCGGTACTACCAG comes from uncultured Desulfobacter sp. and encodes:
- a CDS encoding ATP-binding protein, translated to MEAVGRLAGGVAHDFNNMLGVILGYVELASEKIDSNQDLYSDLKEIQKAAQRSADLTKQLLTFARKQIIAPKMLDLNDTVDSMLKMLRRLIGEDIDLIWLPGAQLWPIKIDPTQIDQILANLCVNARDAITDVGKLTIETQTKVFDQAYCARRTGFMPGDYVMLSVTDNGCGMNKETLDNLFEPFFTTKEIGKGTGLGLATIYGIVKQNKGFINVYSEPGQGTTFKIYLPRFYTSEEIHEKTLREKPAPIGNETILLVEDEPAILEMTRMMLERKGYLVLPAATPAEAIRIADTYVGKIDLLMTDVVMPEMNGRNLSKKITAIFPEIKLLFMSGYSANVITQQGVLDDGVAFMQKPFSMNELAEKIRGVLDDNQV